Sequence from the Papaver somniferum cultivar HN1 unplaced genomic scaffold, ASM357369v1 unplaced-scaffold_150, whole genome shotgun sequence genome:
AGTTTCATTTTAGTTAGGAGATTTAATGTAATATGTGGTGCAAACTTATCAGTTTTTTGTAACAAGTATGCCATACAACACACTTGGAAAGACACTTCTCTAAATGCTTTACTGATTTATTTGAACATTCAAAGCTGGAATGACTATGTAACTGAAATCCGTAACTGCTTTCAAGGAGAAAATGAATCTTATTTATATATGATATGAAAATGAATCTTATTTATATATGATACGAGGGAAACCTCttttttccaataaaaaaaaCAATTCCAGGTGTTTAAGATTAACATTTAGCAAAGACTGATAACTACTTCAATTATTCTACTTGAATCCGAAATGATTCAGATACATTCAACAAGATTATAACAACAATAAAGATGAAGTAAGCTTTACTTACTAAGATGAACTAGCAATTCAAGATGCTCAACAATAACATATAGAGCAGTCTAAGAGCAAGTTTTATGGtagaatccaacctattccaagttgGTGTCATCCATATTTTTCCAAGCCATGTTGCATGGTTTTATGTAGTGGTGGACTCAGAGTTTCACTTTGCTGGGGTCAAATCACATAAGAAAATGCGGCCGAAGGCCGCCAAATTTTATGAAATAGGAATTTGCAGTGAATAACCGATTCACTGAGCTGTATTATAGGATTACAAATTGGTTTTAGCTATAAAATAGGAACACTAAATTGACTTTAGGCTAAATAAAAGGAGACATATTGGTTTTTCGTAATTTTAGTGAAGCAGACCTCACTTGACCCCCTTGTGCAtcccaaggtagtcaatatcagtTGTACATGTCGATATTAAAGGTTTTTATAGGATATCGGAAAAAATCTATAAATATCGGCGATACGAAGGAGAAACGATAAAAACACGTGTATCAACGCGCGTATCGTCCTGTAtagaccgatatatcggtttgacttgtacactgataatataggtttcacttgtacactgataTATCACTAATGTATTTTATCTTTTGATTATGATTTCTTGAACTTTTAGTTCAAGAAAGTAACTTCGCTAATTTTGCTAACTTCATATATGATTATGGTGGATGTAATTACTGTAAATGTGATGTTGATGGGCTAACAAACATTCAATGCTTGGTTTCATTGTTGATAATATAAGGTCTAATCAACCACCTCTTATTTTGTAaggttgaagtatgtttactacaattattattttttattatggttatatcaatatattttttgtttgataaataataaattaaaaaaaaaatcctaatgatgtatcgcctataaaaacagatattatcatttgtataggtcgatattaactaccttggtgCATCCGCCACTGTTTTATGGAATGAAGTGTGGAATCCAAATAAACACTATTCTAAATAGCTTGctaaaagaagaaaaacgatATTATGAACAACATTAGAAAAACGGTATTCCGAATAGCTATTTTTGTCTTTTAACATAAGTCAGACACGGAAAAACCACTATTAATTTCAAACATGCAAATATTTGAGTCAAATACCATTGACCAAGTCAAACACTattctttttagggtttcttaattCCATCATAAGACTTGAGCTTCCATAAGCAACTCCAAATGTTGAGGTGGCATGAAAGATGAaattcttccaccataagacctACTCTAATTACTGCTTTAGTATACCCGAGTTCGACCAGCAAAAAGTCCAAAATTTTCGGAACTTACACTTCTAACATAACCATTAATTAAAAGAAAGGACAAGCAAGAATATTAAAGACACTGAGAGGCAGAAATTAATCCCATATGCCATATACACAATATTGACCTCATTAAAGGTCTAATATGACAAGGCTAGAAGGTCTAATATCAAAGTCAGTAAAATATACCGGCACTTTATAGGACCGTTGATTTTTAACCATTTACTCCTTTAAGGTCTAATATTTCGAGACATATAACAACACCATCTACCGCTTTGAAAATGAACCGatgatttttaaaaattgaaatcaaaattatcATATTGCGAGATTTAGTATATCACATTACGCTTATTATTTGTAGGACCGCAGAGCTTCACAAGAGGGGCGTATCCCAATAATTTAGAACAACAAAATGTAGAAAATTGTGGTAGATTAATGTGATGAGATTTTAGTTTATTTAAGTCACAAGAATCGTTTATCTAATCATAATTTTTCTATTACTTTAATTTATCCAAATGGGGTCTTAGCAATTGGAGATTGATTCCTAGGATGATTAGTAGAAAATTAGCTAGGTAACAGCATAATCTGAAACAATTGCAGTCACTAAATTCAACTTAACACACATTGGCTTTTAATTTCTCATCAGAACTTATCTATCATGCATACCCTTATTCACAGGAAACTCACACGATCGTAATTGATTACTTCCTCTGTTTCACAATGATAGACTGGTTTGATGTATAATTTATATATGAAACTAGCttacttttttacttttttttttaacggaGGTAGTAGATAGTAATTAATCTGAGTATATATAACTGCAATTGAACATCAATTTAAATAAACTAGAATATATCATATTTTCCCAGTAAACACTAAGCACTCACCAGTCGGCACGATCCACGACTACTACCAACTCTTACAAGTTACCTAAATGACACCACCTACTAATGTGACAAGAAAATCATGACTCAAATGACTGACAACAAATCCCTAAAAGATTGGGAATATGGGTATTACTGTTTAACAAATGTTTGAACAGGGTACTTGTCAATACAATCTCCCCATGGACTGTACTTATTAGCAGAGGGTTTCAAATTCTTTAGAGCAACCCAGACTGCACTGTTACACTTAAAACCACTTCCTAATGCAATCTGCCAGACACGGTCGTTCTTGCGCATCCTTCCTTTGGCTTCAATGTAGGCTAACTCATACCAAATTGAACTTGATGACGTGTTCCCAAACCGATGAAGTGTCGAACGAGAAGCCTCCACATGAATAGGTAATAAATCTAGGTTCTTTTCCATTTCATCTATCACCCCTCTTCCTCCAGCATGTATACAGAAGTGTTCAAATGCAAGCTTGAAATCTGGTATATAAGGTTTTACTTTTGGGTCGAACAACTTCTTGATAACTAGAGTAGCTAAAAACAAAAGTTGTTGGCTTACAGGAAGGACTAGGGGACCCAAAGTGGTGATATTGATCTTAAGGGCACTTCCAGCAGTTGCCATGATATCTCTGGACAACGAAACGCCTACTATACCAGCTTCATCTTGATCCTGATAAACACATTTAAAAGCGTTATCGTCTGACCCACGGTGGGTTCTCACCACATGAACCAGCTTGTACTTTGCTAGTCGTTTGTCTCTAGATTTGTTCGAGAGAAGCATCGCAGCACCACCTACACGAAACAGACAATTAGATAACATCATGGATTTCTTACTTCCAGAGTAGGCACCATGGGTAATATTCTCCGTGCTCACGACAATCGCGTAGGTGTTTCGGTGAACCTGAAGTAAGTCTTTGGCAAGATCAACTGAAATTACTCCAGCGCTGCAACCCATCCCCCCTAAATTGAAGCTCTTGATATTACTTCTAAGCTTGTATTTATTGACGATCATGGCGGAGAGGGATGGAGTAGGATTAAATAAGCTACAATTCACAGCAAGAATTCCAATGTCCTTGGGCTTCACAGATGTAGTAGAAAATAGAATATCTAATGCGCCAAATATCACTTGCTCTGTCTCTTCCCTCGCCTTGGCCATTGTGTATGTAGGTGTTGAAGATGTGTCGTTAAATCCTTCTGGAAAATAAGTCTCGTCACCAAGTCCAGACTGCATGACAATCTTACGTTGGAACTCCATTAAAGATTCATCGAGTTCACCATAATGATTTTGAGAACGCTCAAGGAACTGATGGGTTGAAATTTGAAAGCGAGATGGTGGGCGATAACAGGCATAGTCAACAAGGTAGACCGGGCGAGGCCAAGACATTATGTAAATGGTCAAACCCATAACAATGAAAACCCCAGAAGTTAAAACGCTGACGAAATTGTACCTTAGGTGATGATGGCAAAGATCATACACATCCGTTGGGTTGGTTTTCATAGCTTCAGCAGTGAGAAGTATGAAAATAGGTACAAGAAATAGAGTGAAGACATGGGTAATCAAGTAATGATAACCCAGCTTGACATATTTCAAATTCACGCTCTGTAACAAATCTGGTAATCTCTTAATCTTTTGCTTCACCTTGATATTAACAGCATCTCCATTGTCACCTAATGCCATGTTGTTTTCAACTATGTAGAATTATAAGTCTGGCAAAAAATTTGCGAGAGAATGATAATTGTTGATGATCAAAAAAGTAAAATGAGAATTGCTAACATAACAGTTCACAATAATTATTAAAGATTGCATTTTTTGCTTTGCTCCATTGCATGCAGCAGGTTATTTATGCAAGACGAGTGGAAAATTAGGTGAAAGCTAGCATGAGCAACAAACATTCAAGGGTTATTAGGATTAACAGATAGACGAGTTTGTCAAAGGTAATTTAACAGATTTTAATGGGTTAATAACCTATTATCAATATAGTAAAGGTGCGAATATCCAGACTTTTTTTAATTTGTGATGCTTTCCGTTCAAATCTCAAAGAAAAGTAATTTTTTAATTAAAGAATACGAATTTAAGTAAAGAATACGAAAACATAAAGCCATGCGTTTGGAAGTTCGTATGCACATATAGGGGATGGAATGGTTGATATGAATTATTAGAAATTCAGCAACGGGAAGGAGAAATGGGACTCGAGAATATCATTACTAAGTGATTTATTTTAAATCAAGACTTTACAACTCACAAGACAAAGAGAAAAAGCTGCCAAATCTTTTTTCACATTTGTTAGGACTAGTTACCAAGGAACAAATAGATTTTGCTTCGGACACTTAGCTTTAGAACAGAAACTTACCAAGGGCAAGTCCACTGGGGTGGGCAAATGAGTAAACTTGTCAATTCCCTTCTCACAATGGAGCAGGTAATGTGGTAAACTGGATGGGTAAAGTGGCAAATCCGAGCATTTGCCCATCCCGTATCAAGTTGTCGATTGGTTCAGTTTGAGACGAGTGGTTGAATCTTAGCTGATTGACAAAGGACAACGACTTCAAGTT
This genomic interval carries:
- the LOC113335847 gene encoding 3-ketoacyl-CoA synthase 4-like, encoding MALGDNGDAVNIKVKQKIKRLPDLLQSVNLKYVKLGYHYLITHVFTLFLVPIFILLTAEAMKTNPTDVYDLCHHHLRYNFVSVLTSGVFIVMGLTIYIMSWPRPVYLVDYACYRPPSRFQISTHQFLERSQNHYGELDESLMEFQRKIVMQSGLGDETYFPEGFNDTSSTPTYTMAKAREETEQVIFGALDILFSTTSVKPKDIGILAVNCSLFNPTPSLSAMIVNKYKLRSNIKSFNLGGMGCSAGVISVDLAKDLLQVHRNTYAIVVSTENITHGAYSGSKKSMMLSNCLFRVGGAAMLLSNKSRDKRLAKYKLVHVVRTHRGSDDNAFKCVYQDQDEAGIVGVSLSRDIMATAGSALKINITTLGPLVLPVSQQLLFLATLVIKKLFDPKVKPYIPDFKLAFEHFCIHAGGRGVIDEMEKNLDLLPIHVEASRSTLHRFGNTSSSSIWYELAYIEAKGRMRKNDRVWQIALGSGFKCNSAVWVALKNLKPSANKYSPWGDCIDKYPVQTFVKQ